A single Blastopirellula retiformator DNA region contains:
- a CDS encoding DUF1570 domain-containing protein: protein MTSHRIARRLFLSAALAVGSAPAMAWADTPEWPDEQQIEPFVIHADFAIQSVPQFDGELAGLRRDLASFLTLPKQLTEIHVYLFGSASTYREYVTRYFPGVPQRRALFIQANDVPMVFAHRSPHLLTDLRHECCHSLAHQAHKDLPLWLDEGIAEYFEPPQQNRRSRSDYLPQVAQEAELGQLTPLTTLERLRSVNAMGDRQYRHCWAWVHFLRHGPEEAQQALRQYFAAQPQQPKTPASYYLRRQLTDPDADCRQYLRTLDPS from the coding sequence ATGACTTCTCACCGCATCGCCCGGCGACTTTTCCTTTCGGCCGCATTGGCGGTCGGAAGCGCTCCGGCAATGGCTTGGGCAGATACCCCAGAATGGCCAGACGAACAGCAGATCGAGCCGTTTGTCATCCACGCCGACTTTGCCATCCAATCGGTTCCCCAGTTCGACGGGGAGCTGGCCGGACTCCGCCGCGACCTCGCCAGCTTTCTTACTTTGCCCAAGCAGCTGACTGAGATCCACGTCTACCTGTTCGGATCAGCATCCACTTATCGAGAGTACGTCACCCGATACTTCCCCGGCGTCCCACAACGGCGGGCCTTGTTTATCCAGGCCAACGATGTGCCAATGGTCTTCGCCCATCGCTCGCCCCATTTGCTGACCGATTTGCGCCACGAGTGCTGTCACTCTCTGGCCCATCAGGCCCACAAGGACTTACCGCTGTGGCTCGATGAAGGAATCGCCGAGTACTTTGAGCCGCCGCAACAGAACCGCCGCAGCCGCAGCGACTATTTGCCGCAAGTCGCCCAGGAAGCCGAACTGGGCCAGCTAACCCCACTGACGACGCTCGAAAGACTACGCAGCGTCAACGCGATGGGAGACCGCCAGTATCGCCATTGTTGGGCCTGGGTCCATTTTCTCCGCCATGGTCCCGAAGAGGCACAGCAGGCGCTTCGCCAATACTTTGCCGCCCAACCGCAGCAACCGAAAACGCCGGCCTCTTACTATCTGCGGCGGCAACTCACCGATCCAGACGCCGATTGCCGCCAATATCTAAGGACGCTCGACCCGTCCTAA
- a CDS encoding ketoacyl-ACP synthase III: MKYASIGPIAIHLPERVETNEQLQAEFPQWDMNLIAAKTGIEQRHVAAEGECASDLGVKAALRLFEEHGVDPKSIDFLLFCTQTPDYPLPTTACLIQERLGLPTSCGALDFNLGCSGYIYGLAMADGLIRSGVARRVLFITAETYSKYIAADDRSIRTIFGDGAAATLVEASDKQELYGFQFGTDGSGANTLLATEGGARPAEDAIQPRHRKRWSSRLYMDGPSLISFTVGAIPQLIENILAAAAMDRQQLDLYLFHQATRKMLEQLQERLELDEARMPIELSQYGNTVSATIPILIHDLRKRGRLEAHRKHVMVGFGVGWSWGGCIWRDPHGSKSYVSAD, from the coding sequence GTGAAGTACGCGTCGATCGGACCGATCGCTATCCATTTGCCGGAGCGGGTCGAAACGAACGAACAGCTGCAGGCCGAGTTCCCCCAGTGGGACATGAACTTGATCGCCGCCAAGACGGGGATCGAGCAACGCCATGTCGCCGCCGAAGGAGAGTGCGCCTCGGATCTGGGCGTCAAAGCGGCGCTGCGCTTGTTCGAGGAACATGGCGTCGATCCGAAGTCGATCGACTTCTTGCTGTTCTGCACGCAGACGCCGGACTATCCGCTGCCGACGACCGCTTGTTTGATCCAAGAACGTCTTGGCTTGCCGACCAGTTGCGGCGCGCTCGATTTCAATCTGGGCTGCTCTGGGTATATTTACGGCCTGGCGATGGCGGACGGTTTGATTCGCTCGGGCGTCGCTCGCCGCGTTTTGTTCATTACGGCCGAAACGTACTCGAAGTACATTGCCGCCGATGATCGGAGTATTCGCACGATATTTGGCGATGGCGCTGCGGCGACCTTGGTCGAGGCGAGCGACAAGCAAGAGCTGTACGGCTTTCAGTTTGGAACGGACGGTTCTGGCGCCAATACGTTGCTAGCGACCGAGGGAGGCGCTCGACCGGCCGAGGATGCGATTCAGCCGCGTCATCGCAAGCGGTGGAGCAGCCGCTTGTATATGGATGGTCCGAGCCTGATCAGCTTTACCGTCGGCGCGATTCCGCAACTGATCGAAAACATCTTGGCCGCCGCTGCGATGGATCGCCAGCAGTTGGATCTCTATCTGTTCCATCAGGCGACGCGAAAAATGCTAGAGCAACTGCAGGAGCGGTTGGAGCTGGACGAAGCGCGGATGCCGATCGAACTTAGCCAGTATGGCAATACGGTCTCGGCGACCATTCCGATCTTGATTCATGACCTGCGAAAACGGGGACGTCTGGAAGCGCATCGCAAGCATGTGATGGTCGGCTTTGGCGTCGGTTGGTCGTGGGGCGGCTGCATCTGGCGCGATCCGCACGGCTCGAAATCGTACGTCTCTGCGGACTAA